ATTACCGCGCCGAAGGTGATCACCGGAATCGCCGGATAACGCCGCGTCAGCAGGCCGATGACGATTACCGCCGGTAGCAGCAGCCAAAGGTTGATGGTGAAGTGACCCTTCAGGGCTTCCATGGCTATCTGCGTCCGCTGGGTATCAACGCTGTCACCTATGTAGAAAAAACCCACCACCAGAAACAGAAGCGATGCAATTATCGCGGCGGGGCCGCTGACCCACAGCATAGAGCGGATATGATCCACAAGGCTGACACGGCACAACGAGGCGGTCATTACCGTGGTATCGGAAAGCGGCGACATCTTGTCACCCACATAAGCGCCGGAAATCACCGCGCCGGCGACCAGCGGCAACGGGATGCCAAAGCTGTGGCCGATGCCCATCATCGCCACCCCTGCGGTGCCCGCCGTACCGAAGGAGGTGCCAGTGGCCAGCGAGGTAATGGCACAGATGAAAAACGCCGCGAACAGAAATATCTGCGGGCTCATCACCGACAAGCCATAGTAGATGATGCTGGGCACGATACCGCCGGCGATCCAGGTGCCGATCAAAGCCCCCACCGTGGTCAACACCAGCACCGCCTCCATGCCGTTATGGATGCCGTCGATCAGCCCCTGCTGCATGGCTGCGTAGGACATTTTCAGCTTCAGCCCTAGGGCCTGTTGACGTTTCATGGCAGGGGTATTGCAGGATAGGGGCAAGCTCGCAGAATAAAGGTTCCCACACCAACAAACTGCAAGCCTGCCATGCCCCGACAAATGCTCACGGATGAACACTGGTCGAAGCTGAAACCTATCCTGCTTCAACAAGGTATTTATGACAAGGCCGACTTGCGTACCACGATAGAAGGCATCCTTTATCGGATGCGCACCGGCTGCCCGTGGCGGGACCTACCGGAGACGTTTGGCCCCTGGAACACGGTCTACAAGCGTTTTAACGCCTGGTCAGCGAGTGGAAAGCTGATGAGGCTTTTCAGCTCTCTGGTGGAGGAGCCTGATGTTGAGTGGCTGTTCATTGATGGCTCCTACGTCAAGGCCCACCAGGACAGCACCGGAGCTGCCACGGAAG
This DNA window, taken from Halomonas piscis, encodes the following:
- the nhaC gene encoding Na+/H+ antiporter NhaC — translated: MKRQQALGLKLKMSYAAMQQGLIDGIHNGMEAVLVLTTVGALIGTWIAGGIVPSIIYYGLSVMSPQIFLFAAFFICAITSLATGTSFGTAGTAGVAMMGIGHSFGIPLPLVAGAVISGAYVGDKMSPLSDTTVMTASLCRVSLVDHIRSMLWVSGPAAIIASLLFLVVGFFYIGDSVDTQRTQIAMEALKGHFTINLWLLLPAVIVIGLLTRRYPAIPVITFGAVMGSLCAWLAQDIAPIDALRTAYVGNAMQSDVEFLNTLLNRGGMESMLGVVALILFALGLGGLMERIGVLQTISNGFLRWANNPGRLTVSTMLSAFFGNFFGGAAYVSVITGSTITENSYDEQGVDRRVLSRNVEAGGTITTPMVPWTDGGVFMATTLGVSTLTYLPFLWYHMLVIVLTVVYGYANIAIWRTTPTDANESNAAMATS